The Cryptomeria japonica chromosome 2, Sugi_1.0, whole genome shotgun sequence region CTCCATTCCCTCTAGTTGTCTCAGTAGGTTCTCTTTATCTTGAGGAGTGAGAACCATTATCTCATCTTGCTCATCATCCTCACCATGTTCATATTCTTCATCATGTTTCTCTTCTTCCATAACCTACACTTGTACTACCATAGGATGCACCTATATAACTAGTTCCTCTATGACCTTAGGTTGTTTCTTTGGCTATGGTGTAGCAGGATTCTTCTGGTTCTtttcatatttctttttctttgCCACTACTAGAGTGGGCTCATCATCCTCTTCTAAATCTGTCTCAATATTATGGATAATGACGTGTTCTTGGGTTGGCACTAGAGTAGGTGTTGCCTTTTGTGTTGAAGGATCAGGTTCCTCTTGAGTCTTCGGTTCCACAACACCCTCTCCTAGAATAATTCCAATGGTAGGAACAATGGGAGGAATTGAAGCTCATTTTATATCTTGCAATCTTGTAGGGATCCATGTTCTACAATAGTCTTTAATAGTTCAAATTATTTCATCTTTGCATCCAACTGCATCTTGAACTCTTAGTTATCAATTGGTGCTGCTGCCTCCTCAGGATTGGTAGAGGTGTTCTTTCTCGATTCATACCTTTCCCTACTTGCATATTCTTTATGCACTTTGGTCTAAGGATTGTTAGTAGCCCTGCCCTTTTTCTTCTATAAGGTGGAACTTAGTTGGATCTACAAGTTTAACCTTTGCATTGTTCtttccacaaccttttcaataacTGTATTAATATCCACATCTTCCTGGTTTGACCGCCTAATAGGAGTGAGGGGTCTTTTATTGATTCTAGTTTCTTTAAATACTGGATCAATCAATTCACCATCTTCCCTCAACTCCTTTGAGATATTTGTTTCAATCTCAAAGTCTCTTATCTATGGAACTGTCAACCTATAATATCTTTTCTCTCTAGCCTCAAAACTATCATGTAGGTTGGCCCAAAAATCTCCTAACATTGTCTTATGTCCTGGGTATGAAATATGCATAATTTGTTTCAACTTACCATACAAATCATACCTAGCTCATGCGTAATAAAACTCCTTTAAATAGAGATCCTGAAGTTCTCCCTCTATTGCCTTAGCTATCTGTATGTTAGGACATGTATAATACTCTAGGGAGATAGGAAAATTAACCCCTATCTTGTTCTTCAATGTCAACAATTCCTTTAAGCTAACCATCTGCCTAGCATACTCCAGTACGATTATTCTATTGCTACAAAAATTTGGTAGGAGTGGGTTACCTATAAAACCTCACACCCGAAGGTATGTAGATAGTTGGTTTTGTAAGAACCAACACCCCCATTTTTAAACCATTATCATTTCTTACGAGGTCAATCTGTACCCTACATCACCTATGAACTTTATTACGACAACATATATGAAGGAATCATTCAACCTTTTGAAATGGAGCTTTTCCTAAGAGATAGGCAATTGGCTATAGTATTCCCAAATCCTCTTCTGTCTGGGCTCTTCTCCAAGTCTTTCTTCAATTTTAAACCCTCGAAACCTGCCAACACGAGCTACCACCCATATGATGTAAGAAGTCATGAATAACTTCTTTATTTgatggtgttggtgtaaataaatattcattatggatattattacactttacttaagttaacttaggataatgcatctcttcatagtttggatttgagacacttagggaagtgtgcacatagggataaagcttgtagaagaaattccaccttttgtggtcttgttttgttgttacactccacatttggtgggtcatccacctcttgtggaatattatattatttctcctacctacccctaatatttcttacctacccttgtttctcattgagccacatgtcatgattgtttgctcgtacatccatatggccttgcctatataagcaggcctatattcattgtattggttaatccagttgatcattttgcatattgatgagaatacagtttgttcttgtcattctattgtctctttttttatgtttttcattgtgcccttgatcttggcaaaatcctacatggtatcagagccattgaggcttcattgattggtttttggagacattttggaaagcttcaatttttggatctgaggaacaagcattttttggaggcatcttagagcattttcgacctcaccattgcgtctaggAGGCTGTTTCCAttaaaatcgagtataaacttgaccatttttggcaAAAATCGACTTTTGGGGGTGGAGAAATCTTTTGtccaatttgggcggtacggtacAATGCGGAATTTTCGgatctaaaaaaaatatatatattttttttttgaaatttttttccagttttgaaaagtttattttgaggaaaaataaaaataaaaatacgaAAAGGCGAaggggatttaaaaaaaaaaaaaaaaaggtaaaaaaaataaTTGTTTTTGGGTGGTTTGTAGACCCCTCCCCCCTGTCTCGCCATATCTTTTTTTGCAGGCAGTCTCCTCCATGCAGTCTCCACCCACCGTGACTTGCAGCAGCCCCAGCGGTCACCGCCCAGTGACCATCGCTAGCAGCAGCCTGCAGAGCGGCACTGCCCAACCCGCCGCACTCACCGCCTGCCTAGTCTGCGTGTCGCGTGCCGCCTGCTCCGCTCACCACTTGTGCAGTCCTCAGGTGCCGCCCAACTCCAGCTCTCATGCTGCCCAACTCCTGCGTCGCCCAGCTCCAACTCCTAGGAGTTCTACCCACCGCTGGGACCTCTCGACCCCGCCGCCGATGCCTCCCACCGACCCTCCGATAGCCACCCCCGGCCCTCAGGCAGCCATCCAGCCACCGCCAAAATTTTCCGGCTGCTACCAAAATTTTCTGGCCGTCGTCAAACTTTTCCGGGAATAGACTGGCAGATTTCTGGTGACCGCCAACAGTCAAGGCCACCTATTTTTTTTGCATAGTCAGCACCCAGTCAGCGCCCAGTCAGTTTTTTGGAAATTCACAAACCCTTCTCTATTGAGCTATTTGGTTTTTTGGGCCAACATTGGAGGCTCATAactttgctcaattttgctccttttttggtgcaattctTTTTGATTTAGgttaatttttcgtgctctttgcagtggtgtggttattttctcgTTTTAGTGcacatgtttttcaaaatttttggattctctcagttgtacctgtccaatccctaattctacaacttcaaaggcctcgtttgagctcatacgacctccttttgaGGTGCCATTTTtattgaaagtgcatgttttttcatctactttcataatctatgatcagattttagagattttgagtagaagttgtactttcagatattggtcttatttggcctatttggtacttgtaatttgcttggatcttagtttagatctcttgtattattagtttgagtctcttttggccttattgaggaaattgtaaaattgaaatcataagcccactttgtcattttttgcaagtggcccattgtatacgcactaagtataaagtgtcaaatcatcacttttgggggggttctttgattgagtgaatttggggggttgtcttgtgtgattgtgcctctctttccttgtgctctttcatttttgttgcaatgagtcctcataaatttccacctttaattccacataattatgcatcatggaaaattaaagtatggagcaaattaatggaaaaaagtctcatgcattacatagatggaataatagcagcaccacctgatcttacagctgatcctaatgctcagttagaatggatcactaagaattgcatggctcttggaactttgcacaagtatgtatcagatgacctcatttttcacattgagaagtgtacaacaataaaagaggcttgggatatgtttcaaaaattgtatggtcaagttgatgaaatcagaggttacaaaattgacaatgagctcaccaacttggatcctaagagttttgatacaatccaagattatgtcaccaaagcaaatgagctaagagaaaagcttaaggattgtggaattgacaaaaaggatgctcagttgatattcaacttgttggacaagcttgcaccagaatatgtagcatttgtgtctagcttccaaactcatcatttgatagtggggagttcctttgttatgccttcatttgatgctttcacagaaatgttgatattggaacaatctaagttgttcaacatgggacttctcaagtcttcaaagtccaaggctttagtggctaatcaagggaatcaaggaagtcaaggcaaagattctaacaagaagaagaagcactccaagtctaagccacaacaagaaaaaggacaatcatcctctccatcacaaggcgatttttcatcctcttccaagaaggggacaccacctaagaaggggacaccacctaagaaggataaaccaacttgtgtatattgcaagaagtatggtcatgatgagcattgatgccacacaaagcaagttgatgagttaactaatcttcttaagaaaaacaacatcaacttgccatccgcctacacaaagaaggattcattttcttcctcttcctcacattctaagggaaaagggaaagcatttgtggctacaacaggttcttcacagcaatggatacttgacttgggtgcctcatatcacatgggttctacaaaggagtagtttttttCATTGGAGCCAtataaggtacctcacatttacataggcgatgatacacaagtagaggttgaagggaaaggttcagttgacatggatgatggaacttttgagaatgttctctatgttcctaacttgtctaccaatcttctctccatctaccaaatcactcacta contains the following coding sequences:
- the LOC131864809 gene encoding lysine-rich arabinogalactan protein 19-like — its product is MQSPPTVTCSSPSGHRPVTIASSSLQSGTAQPAALTACLVCVSRAACSAHHLCSPQVPPNSSSHAAQLLRRPAPTPRSSTHRWDLSTPPPMPPTDPPIATPGPQAAIQPPPKFSGCYQNFLAVVKLFRE